The following are encoded in a window of Haloarcula halophila genomic DNA:
- a CDS encoding GNAT family N-acetyltransferase, whose translation MYVRDAKNREEVWLLDHIEAMGLDETAFRSRDYVVAIDEESHEKAGFGRIRIHKTDDGDYCELTSIGVLEEWRGQGVGAHVIERLVEYAADEGFDVVYSLTNAADYLAQFGFEPIEPEQLPAKLRDRLVTKQENIQPGAVPLRLQVERFWMPDRFRERFKAASADEAAESEPDESAEDFGIDPEEATYKYDTS comes from the coding sequence ATGTACGTCCGGGACGCGAAAAACCGCGAGGAGGTCTGGCTGCTGGACCACATCGAAGCGATGGGGCTCGACGAGACAGCGTTCCGTTCCCGTGACTACGTCGTCGCCATCGACGAGGAGAGCCACGAGAAGGCCGGCTTCGGCCGCATCCGTATCCACAAGACCGACGACGGCGACTACTGTGAACTGACGAGCATCGGCGTCCTGGAAGAGTGGCGCGGCCAGGGGGTCGGCGCCCACGTCATCGAACGGCTCGTCGAGTACGCGGCCGACGAGGGGTTCGACGTGGTGTACTCGCTGACGAACGCAGCCGACTACCTCGCGCAGTTCGGATTCGAGCCGATCGAGCCCGAACAGCTGCCGGCGAAGCTCCGCGACCGGCTGGTGACCAAACAGGAGAACATCCAGCCCGGGGCGGTCCCGCTCCGGCTCCAGGTCGAGCGGTTCTGGATGCCCGACCGGTTCCGGGAGCGGTTCAAGGCCGCGTCGGCCGACGAAGCGGCCGAATCCGAGCCCGACGAGTCGGCGGAGGACTTCGGGATCGATCCGGAAGAGGCGACCTACAAGTACGATACCAGCTAG
- a CDS encoding ABC transporter substrate-binding protein — protein MGADECSHEGPTRRDYVKYSGAIVGSALLGGCSSTTSESGSGSTSTETPTTGTPASEDGSYSVTMAPMGTVTFETVPQNVLASSTATIDITAALGHGTAVQSTTRPSTSVPALEFYYSTLDTTTDWIDFTDAGGYSKETLYELDSDAHFLDPSYVDSLDGWNRSDIEEVEGNVGPFFGNLYSRKHRQPPESWRDSYQYYTVWELTEKYAELLQERERFEQLFALKETLLSDIRSNLPSPNDRPTVGMVYPRLSEDSFYVHKLNQPGYFFAHTRPLGAGDVFTDIETDEYGGKLIDYEAMLDADPDVIIMNHGISSYYDVPETKQAIRDHSVGAELTAVQNDRLYGSGNPRQGPLMNLFQLEMTAKQFYPDRFGEWPGYVAGEPYPDIPEDERLFDRQKLAAIVNGEF, from the coding sequence ATGGGAGCCGATGAGTGCAGTCACGAAGGGCCGACGCGGCGGGACTACGTAAAGTATAGCGGAGCGATCGTCGGCAGCGCGCTGCTCGGCGGTTGTTCGAGTACCACCAGCGAATCGGGATCGGGATCGACATCGACTGAGACGCCGACAACTGGGACGCCCGCGTCTGAAGACGGATCGTATTCGGTGACGATGGCCCCGATGGGGACGGTCACGTTTGAGACGGTTCCACAGAACGTCTTGGCGAGTTCGACGGCCACGATCGATATCACGGCGGCGCTCGGTCACGGAACTGCGGTACAATCAACGACACGTCCGTCGACCTCCGTTCCTGCGCTGGAATTCTACTACTCCACGCTGGACACTACAACTGACTGGATCGATTTCACGGATGCTGGGGGTTACAGCAAGGAGACACTGTACGAACTGGATAGTGATGCCCACTTCCTCGATCCATCGTACGTCGATTCACTCGACGGATGGAACAGGTCCGATATCGAAGAGGTCGAGGGGAACGTCGGGCCGTTTTTCGGTAACTTGTACAGCCGAAAGCACCGTCAACCGCCCGAATCCTGGCGGGATTCGTATCAGTACTACACGGTCTGGGAACTCACCGAAAAGTACGCCGAACTGTTACAGGAACGGGAGCGCTTCGAGCAACTGTTCGCTCTCAAAGAGACCCTTCTGAGCGACATCCGATCGAACCTCCCGTCACCGAACGACCGACCGACAGTCGGTATGGTGTACCCCCGGCTGTCGGAAGATTCGTTCTACGTCCACAAACTCAACCAGCCAGGGTACTTTTTCGCACACACTCGCCCGTTGGGCGCCGGTGACGTATTCACGGACATCGAGACCGACGAATACGGTGGGAAACTCATCGACTACGAAGCGATGCTCGATGCCGACCCGGACGTCATCATCATGAACCACGGCATCTCCTCGTACTACGATGTCCCCGAGACGAAACAGGCCATCCGTGATCACAGCGTGGGAGCGGAACTGACCGCCGTCCAGAACGATCGTCTCTACGGGTCCGGCAACCCACGGCAGGGTCCGCTGATGAACCTCTTCCAGTTGGAGATGACCGCGAAACAATTCTATCCGGACCGGTTCGGCGAGTGGCCGGGGTACGTCGCTGGAGAACCCTACCCGGACATCCCCGAGGACGAACGGCTGTTCGACCGCCAGAAGCTCGCAGCCATCGTCAACGGGGAGTTCTAA
- a CDS encoding ABC transporter substrate-binding protein — MDFLDDANELTRRNYVAGGSALLGSALLAGCTGSSGDSAPDASAETEGTPETDQTATPGTTATADGSYTATLSPVGEVEFDSVPENVLTIYNQYPDMLVALGHADAVNSMFVPDMAGPTMNHYYERLDGVSFDWEGLPNPFNNFTKEFFYGLDSDVHLLDSAWALTQDNWSRSDIEEISETLGPFFGNFYSGTNDTPPESYSGQYEYYTLWELFGRVADVFQERDRYQRLKTIHEDLLATIESNLPPESDRPTAVRVTLGDGQFWTYHLNRPGFWLADTRPLAATDAFGSAEWDGLWGSVGYETMLEADPDVVLHLWGMTPRYDMATVRETLTSHPVGQELTAVQNDRVHAQGMRYQGPIMNLFQIEMTAKQLYPDIFGEWPAYEDGNHYPEFPEDEQLFDRDRVASIVTGN; from the coding sequence ATGGACTTTCTCGACGATGCAAACGAACTGACGCGGCGGAACTACGTCGCTGGTGGCAGTGCGCTGCTGGGCAGCGCACTCCTCGCAGGCTGTACGGGCAGCAGTGGGGATTCCGCTCCCGACGCGTCCGCTGAGACGGAGGGGACTCCCGAAACGGACCAGACCGCGACGCCTGGGACCACAGCGACGGCTGACGGCTCCTACACCGCGACGCTGTCACCGGTCGGCGAGGTCGAGTTCGATTCGGTACCGGAGAACGTCCTCACGATCTACAACCAGTACCCGGATATGTTGGTCGCGCTCGGCCACGCCGACGCCGTCAATTCGATGTTCGTCCCCGATATGGCCGGCCCGACGATGAACCACTACTACGAACGGCTCGACGGCGTCTCGTTCGACTGGGAGGGGCTCCCGAACCCGTTCAACAACTTCACGAAGGAGTTCTTCTACGGTCTCGACAGCGACGTTCACCTTCTGGACTCCGCGTGGGCGCTCACGCAGGACAACTGGAGCAGGAGTGACATCGAGGAGATCTCCGAGACGCTCGGCCCGTTCTTCGGGAATTTCTACAGCGGTACAAACGATACCCCGCCGGAGTCCTACAGCGGCCAGTACGAGTACTACACGCTGTGGGAACTCTTCGGACGTGTCGCCGACGTCTTTCAGGAGCGTGACCGATACCAGCGGCTCAAAACAATCCACGAGGATCTCCTCGCGACGATCGAGTCGAACCTCCCACCCGAATCGGACCGACCGACTGCCGTCCGTGTCACCCTCGGTGACGGACAGTTCTGGACGTACCACTTGAACCGTCCGGGGTTCTGGCTCGCCGACACCCGCCCGCTCGCTGCCACCGACGCATTCGGCAGTGCGGAGTGGGACGGGCTCTGGGGCTCTGTCGGCTACGAGACGATGCTCGAGGCTGATCCCGATGTCGTCCTCCATCTCTGGGGGATGACGCCGCGCTACGACATGGCGACTGTCCGGGAGACGCTGACCTCTCATCCGGTCGGGCAGGAACTGACCGCCGTCCAGAACGACCGTGTCCACGCACAGGGGATGCGCTACCAAGGGCCGATCATGAACCTCTTCCAGATCGAGATGACCGCGAAACAGCTCTATCCCGATATCTTCGGCGAGTGGCCCGCCTACGAAGACGGCAACCACTATCCCGAATTCCCGGAGGACGAACAACTGTTCGACCGGGATCGGGTCGCGAGCATCGTCACCGGGAACTGA